The following is a genomic window from Thermoanaerobacter uzonensis DSM 18761.
TCTTTGTATTCCCCTTCTTCCACTGCCTTAAAAGCTTTGTATATAGCATTTACAATCTTTATCTTATCAAACTCAACTTCCCTTCCATCTCTTTTTATAACCTTCATAGCAATTTTCATGATTTTAAACCTCCATTCTTTTGTAAAAATAATTAACCCCCTTAACTTCTACGTCAAGTTAAGAGGTGTACAAAAGTACCTCACCTCCTCTATCAACCGTAGAGCAAGTGTAATACAAATACAGGCAGGTCTCCTGACTTAGGTTCATCACTCTTTACGCCTTCCCACCTTTCAAACATCGGGGACAGTTCCTTTTGTTTGAGCAGACAGTGGCATATTGTAAAGAGCTCACCATCACAGTGGCGGGACCGTGCAGGATTCTCACCTGCTTCCCTTTTAACCCAATTCCCCTTTGAAATTGGGCACCTGTATCTGTGTATATTCTATTTTGCACAAAATCTAGTATATTATTTATTAATACCATCAATATATAGTATACCACTGCTTTCTTGCATTGTCAATATAAAAAATAAAATAGGCAATTATTTTTGCCCATTTCAAACTGTAGACAAACTTTCGTAAAGGAGATATTTTGCAATCGATGCGACTTGTTACAAAGCGGCAACAAAACTTAGCAAGACCGAGGGTGGAGGCAGGGCCGAAGCCACGGATGGCGAAGGCGGGCACCTTAAGGCATGGATGCCGATTGTGCCCGGTACCCTGCCGGAGCTCGAAGGTCGAGCGTTAGTTTTGTCGCTTTTGAACATCGGAGCGACGATGCAAAATATCTCCTTCGAATATTTCTTAACTTTATCAACAAACTGAAATAGACAATTTTTTTGCCTATTTTAAATCATTTTTACAGTCCTTTTACAATTACTGCATATTCCATAAAAATTCAATTCTCCATAATATACTTCAAAGCCATATTTTTTATCTATCATTTTTATATACTTTACCAAATCTGGACTGTAATATTCGTCTATATTACCACAATATTTGCAAATTAAATGAGCGTGAATCTTTTTTTTGTTAAACATTTTAAGTTCATAGTATTTTTTGTTTCCTATTATATTTTCTGATAATATTCCCTTGCCTACCAAAATTCTTAAATTCCTATAAAGAGTTGCTACACCATAATGGGACCATTCTTTCCTAACTTCCTCAAGGAGTGTATCAAAATCAAAATGAATATTAGGGCTCTTCAAAAATACCTCTATCAAAATTTGGCGTTTCTCAGTTATCTTTAAGCCATTTGCTTTCAATGTTTTTATTATTAATGACATCAAATCGTTTTTGTTTTTATCCATCATAGACCACCATATTTTTAACATATGTTCAATTCAAATATACACCTTTTATTGACATATGTCAATAAAAAAAGAGGCTTCATACAAAAAGCCTGATGCCTCTTTCCACTAAATTACACATTAACAGCTTCTAATCCTTTTACAGGACAATGAGCGTATTTTCTGTCCTTTGCCACCAGTGTTGTAACTAGTCCTTTAGAATATTTATTAAAAAGTATATCATGGCCTACGCAAAGACCTATTACTACATTGAGTTCTGTGTTTTCTTGGTTCATTATCTCTGCCTGTGTTATAGGATTGCAAGTAGCAACAAATCCCTCTTTATCTTTTTGAATGTCTATATCTTCTATATCAATAGAACCGACTTTACAACAAACAGGAACAATTTTTAAATCATACTGTTCTAATAATTTTACAAATTGTTTCGCCTCTTTACTCGTAGAATAACAAAATGCAACGCCAATATTTTTAAATCCCATCTGCTTAATAAACTCTATTATTTCTTCAGCTCTACTTCTCAACTCTCCATTTTTCTTTTTAGGAAGAGTATTGGCAAAGTTCATTATTTTATGAACCATTTCATCTTGTTTATATATTGCTACTGATTGTTCTACTATATCCCTTCTTTCAACGGTAGGACAATTTTTGGGAAAATTAGTCTCTCCTTTAGCACAAGGCTTTTTTGGACATACTCCACAAGTATATATTGATTTCATTTAATTCACCTCTTGTATACTGTATACAATATTCGCTAAAAAAATTATAGCATATCCCTCTCCCCTGTGCAAGGGGGTTATTCTTCAAAGCAATCTCTACAGACCTTTTTCCCTTCCTTAAATCTTATCTCATTCTCCACAACATATTGCTACATATTTCACATTATATTAAAGTGTATATTACAATGTATCCTCTGGACCTTCTATGCTGTCAAGTTCATAAACATAAGGCTTTATATCTAGTATAGGACTTCCATCTAAGGCATCCACACCTTTTACATAAAGTTTATTACCTTCCACCTTTACAAGGTCTGCCACACAAAAGGCTATAGGATTGGGTCTATTAGGCGAACGCGTAGCAAAAACTCCCTTTATCTCCGGTCCCCACGGAGTAGCTGTTTTTATCACGTCTCTTCTCCCTAAATGGCACCAGTAAAGAACTATTATGTGCTTCTTCTCTTCTATATTTTGAATTCCTTCCTGAAACTCAGGATATATTTCCAGTATAGCTTCCTCATTCATAACCCTTCCTTGATGAGGAGCTTCCCCTTTTCTTTTATAAGGACTGTGTATCACACCTATAGATATCAATTCCACGTCAATTACCCCTTCCTTTCTGTTAAAGTAGAATAAAAATTCAGACGGGAGGGACAGTTCCTCCTGTCTGAAAACTCAGACGGAAGGAACCGTCCCCCTTGTCTTAAGCTGTTAAAGTGGAATGACAACGGGTACTCCTCGGCAGGTTTCTACTGCAACAGGAATCCCATATACAGCCTCTATGTTTTCTTCAGTCATAACTTCCATTCCACCATAGGTAAAAATGGTATTGTCTTTTAAAAGCAAAAATTTATCTGAAAATCTCAAAGCCAAATTCAAATCGTGAATTATTACAATTGCGGCGATATTCTGCTCTTTTACAGTATCTTTTATAATTTTTAAAACCTCAATCTGGTTTTTTAAATCCAAATTATTCGTAGGCTCATCTAATAGCATAACAACTGGTTGCTGCGCCAAAGCCCGCGCTATAACCACTTTTTGCAATTCTCCACCGCTTAACTCATTTAAGTATCTCAAAGCAAGTTTTTCTAAATCAAACTTTTTTAAAACCTCATTTACAATTTTTATGTCCTTTTCAGTAATGTCCCACTTTATATAGGGCTTTCTCCCCAAAAGCACAGCATCAAATACTGTAAACCGAGCATTTTCATTTTTTTGAGAGACATATCCAATTTTCTTTGCGATTTCCACTCTGCTGAGTTTTGAAACCTCGTATTTTTCAATATATATGGTGCCTTTGTGGGGCTTCAAAATCCTGTTTATACACTTTAAAAGAGTAGACTTCCCAGCTCCATTATTCCCCAAAATAGACAAAACTTCTCCTCTTCCAAGATGAAATTTTACATTTCTTAACACAGGAACGCTGGTGTAACTAAATTCTATACCATCTATGTTTAAAATCACCTTCTATACCCCCTAGAAAGTACATACAGGAAAACCGGGGCACCTAAAAAGGAAGTGATAGCTCCAACGGGCAGAACTATCGGAGATATTATTGTCCTGCCCAGAGTATCTGAAGCAAGAAGTATCAGTGCACCTATTGCAGAAGACGCAGGAATTAAAAACCTGTGGTCTCCTCCAATTAATCTTCTCATTATGTGAGGTCCAACAAGTCCAATAAAGCCTATTATGCCTACAAAAGATGTAATCACTGCAGCAACAAGAGAAGACATAAACATGCCATAAAGCCTTATCTTCTCAACTTCTACGCCTAACCCCTTTGCCGTCTCCTCTCCGCTGTCTAAAGCATTGTAATTCCATCGGTTTAACATAAAATATACAAGTGAAATCCCTACCACAACAGACATTATAGTTAAATCTCTCCAGGAAGCCCTTCCCAAATCGCCAAAAGTCCAGAAAACTATTGAAGCAACTTTTACATCATCTGCAAAGTACTGCAAAATCATTGTAATAGCAGAAAATAAGGACCCAAGTGCAACGCCAGCGAGGACCATCGCTTCAGGTGTAACTCTAAAATTTTTCGCCAGAATAAGCACAACTAGAGTGGAACCCATAGACCCCAAAAAAGCAAAGATGACCACAAGATAGGGGTTGTTTATTATTACAGAATCAGGATTTGTAGTGCTTCCTGCCCCAAATAAGATAATGGCAACTGCCGCTCCAAAAGCTGCACCCTGTGATATGCCTAAAGTAAAAGGTGACGCCAAGGGATTTCTTAATATGCTTTGCGTAACACACCCAGCTACAGAAAGACCTATTCCAGCCACCATCGCCGACAAAACCCTTGGCATCCTTATATTCCACACAATTATCCTGAATCTTTCTTCCCCTTGTCCTACCAAAGTTTTTACCACATCCTTCACACTAAGTCCTGCAGAGCCAGCATTTATGGCATATAAAGCAAGGAGAAAAATTACTAATATGGTAAGAAGTATTATCCATATTTTTCTTCTTATATAACGATTGTAACTTTCAGGTACCGCCTCTAATATCAACTTCAAGACTTCATCCCCTCATCTTTATAATTCCCCCACACAACGTGGGGGAATTTATCTTTGATTATACCCTAAAATTTAATTTTTTCAAAACCGCCATATACTTCTTTCATCTTATCATATAGAATTTTCCCTTTATCTCCAAAAAACTTGCTATATATTTCTGTAGCTTTATTCACAGGATCTATATCGCTAAATTTCTCCGGGTATAATACCTTACCAACCCAATAAGCATCAACCAAAGCAGTATCTATGTTTGTATTGTATTGATTGTAAGGAAGAATTCCATATATGTTGTCGCTTTTAAAAGCCTTTAAGCTTTTATAAAAATCGGGATTTTTCTGATAATCTTGCTTGACCAAATCAAGATTTCCCTCATCAATGAAGATTATATCTGGATTCCAAGCCAATAACTTCTCTTTTTCTATCATTACACTACCTTTTTGCCCTAAAGTATCAGCTACATTTTTAGCATTAACCGCCATAAAAGGGGGATAATTTCCTTGGGTGCTTTCTACACCGTGACCGCCTTTAAATCCTAACGCCCCTACATAAACTGTTGGTTTTTTATCATCAGGAATATCTTTAGTTCTGTCCTGCAAATCCTTTTGTACTCCCTTTATATAATCAACCAGCTCTCTTGCTCTATCCTCTTTCCCTAAAACTTTGCCTATGATCTCTAGGGATGTATATACATCTTCTTCAAAAGTTCCTAATTTGCCATAACTTAAAACAATCACCGGAATGCCTGTTTTTGCTTGTAAGTCATCGGCTTTTGATTTATCCAGCAAAGAAATGACAAAAATTACATCGGGACTTACCTGTACCAACTTTTCCGCATCCGGTGTAGAATCAGGACCTCCCTGCCCAATGGTGGGAAGCTTCGCAAACTCTTCCTGGAAAAGCATATTGTAGGTTCTACCGTTAGCCAATTTTTTGTCTATGTTTTCAACCCCTGCAATTCTGTCAATACCATCAACATAAGTCACAAGCCTTAAAGCTCCAGGACCAATAGCAACTACTTTATGTACAGGAGTCTTTATCTCTACCTGTCTTCCGATTAAATCTGTAACTGTAATTGTTTGAACTGTTTCATTGGAAATTTGGGAAGTTTGAAATTGATTTTGTGAAGCTTTACTACAAGCTGTCAAAGAAATGATAATCACTAACAAAATAGTAACTATCCACTTAAATTTTTTTAATTGTTTTGGCATTAATTATCCCTCCATTAATAAATTTTTATTATTATCAGCCCATGTATAAAGTATACAAGTACATAATGTGGTGTTTGTTGACAAAAGCAAAAATTTTTAAATACCCTATTTTCAAAATTTTGTCTACAGCCTGCAAGTAGCACAACGTGGTGTTACTTTTTTAAAAATTATAACACGAAAAAAGAAAGAAAACAATAGTGATAAAAAAACAGGCCAAATTTGGCCTGTTTTTTCATTCTTAAAATTCTCATATTTTTGACATAGCATCTAAAGCCGCTGAATTTATTGGGTATGACACAGGAGAAGATGTGAGTAATGGATGTGTCGCCACTTGGAAGGTATTTAATTCTGACGCTGTTGTTCCTTTTTGTATCGCAAGACTTAAAATATTTATCATTTCACCAACATTTTCTCCACCTGCTATTTGAGCTCCTAATATAACTCCAGAATATCTAGAAAAAATCAATTTTATCTTCACACTTTTCGTATTAGGCAAAGTTCCAGGATGCTTGTCCATTGTGCTAAATTCTCCGATTACTATATCAAACCCTTCAGCTTTAGCTTGCGTTTCTGTAAGACCTGCAGCAGCAAAAACAGTATTGTATATCTTTGTAGAAAAAGCACTTATTGTGCCTTTATTTTCCCTAACCAATCTTAGTTGAAATACATTTACACCTGCAATTTTTGCTTCATTAGCAGCAATAGAGGCAAGAAGTATAGGTACATTCTTTCTTGTGAAAAAGCATTTCTTTTCTGCACAGTCACCAACAGCAAATATGTCTGGATCATTAGTTCTCATGTATTCATCAACTGTTATTGCTCCTTTTTCATTAAGTTTTATACCTGCAGCTTCAGCTAACTTAGTATTTGGTTTTACGCCCATAGCTAATATGACAACATCAGCTTTTATTTTTTCACCTGTATGCAGTTCTACTTCTTTTACTTTTGTATCCCCTATAAGTTTTGTAACTTTTGTATTTGTTTTTATTGTTATACCATGTTCTTTTAATGTAGCTTCTGCCATATCACTGTATTCAGGGTCAAAGGCTTGCCACAAAAGCTTGTCAGCAACCTCAATTATTGTTACATTTTTGCCAAGAAGTTGCACCTGCTCTGCCATTTCAACACCAATAAATCCGCCTCCAATTACTACAACGTCCTGAGCCTCGTTAATCTTTTGCTGAACAAATTTTAAGTATTCTTCGTCTTTTTTTATTGTAAATACATTTTCTAAGTCATGCCCTGGTATAAAAGTAGGAACTATTGGCAAAGAGCCTGTCGCTAAAATTAGTTTTTTGTAGGAAATTTCTCCACTCTTTTTAGCATTAACTTTTTTGTTTTCCCTATCAATTGAAAGAACTTCATCTATTATTACATCAATACCAGCATTGGTAAGCATTGCATCTGGTATAACATTTTTAGACGTGTCTTTTAATGTTCCAAAAATGTATGGAATACCGCAAGGAACCATTACCCGCTCTCCCATTCTTACAACAGTAACTTTCTTATCTTTGTAAGTTTTTTTAGCAGATAAAGCTGCTAAAATTCCACCCGCACTTCCTCCAATGACCAAAACATCAGTTTCCATCACTTCTATTACCTCCTATATTTTGCATTTTGCTAGATACTACCCCCTACCCTGTAGGGTACCTCTACGTAAATTATAGGATTATAATAAACTTATGTCAATAAAATATCAAAAATTTGTTAAGAAAATAGTTTAACAATTTTATTGATTTTTTATTAACAATTGTTTTATACTAATTAGGGAAAGAGAGAGTGATATTCATGATAAAAGAAAAAGATATTGAGGAATTAATTGAAAAATTAGAAGCACATCACAACATTGATAAAGAAGAACTTGTGACACTTTTAGCTTTAGAAGATCCTTCCAAGATTTATCAAGCTGCGGATAGAGTTAGAAAAAAATATGTAGGAGATGAAGTACATTTAAGAGGTCTTATAGAATTCAGTAACTACTGCAGCAATACTTGTTTTTATTGTGGCCTTCGAGGTCCTAACAGGACAATTAAACGATACAGAATGGAACCCGAGGAAATCTTACAATGTGTAAAATATGGAGCGTCAGTTGGACTAAAAACAATAGTCCTTCAAAGCGGCGAGGATAAATATTTTAAAATAATTACTTTATGTAAAATAATAGAAGAAATTAAAAAATTAGATATTGCAGTAACTTTAAGTATTGGGGAACTTCCCACTAAAGACTACGCTGAATTAAAAAAAGCAGGAGCCGATAGATATCTACTCCGCATTGAAACTACAGACAAAGAGCTTTATCAAAAATTACATCCCGGCATGAGTTATGAAAATCGCGTAAGGTGCCTTATGGATTTAAGAGAATTAGGTTATGAAGTCGGAACAGGAAGCCTTGTAGGCCTCCCGGGACAAACTTTAGAAATGCTGGCGCAAGACCTCATATTCTTTAAAAAAATAGATGCAGATATGCTAGGAATAGGTCCTTTTATACCTTGTGAAAACACACCTTTAGAAGGGGAAAAAGGCGGTAATGTGGAAATTGTATTAAAAATGTTGGCTTTATCAAGACTAATATTGCCTGACATTAACATACCTGCTACTACTGCTTTGGCTGTTAAAGACAAAGCAGGTTATATTAAAGGACTAAAATGTGGAGCTAATGTAATAATGCCAAATATAGGTATAGATGAGTATAAAAAATTATATAAACTTTATCCTGGAAAAGTGCCCGACAATCCATCTGAAGCTGTAAATAACATTGAAAATATCAAAAAGCTTATTTTATCGCAAAATAGGACAATTGGAAAAGATAAAGGCTATCGCAAAAAAATATTAAATTGATATGCGATAGCCTTTTTTCTATGAAATTGCTCCTACAGGGCAAATATCAATACATCTGCCACAGTCTCTGCACTTGTTAGAGTCTATATAGGCAACTCCATCTTTTAACTCTATAGCATTAAAAGGACATATTCTTACACAATTGCCGCATCCAATGCAAGCCGATTCATCCACTTTAGGCTTATGTGGTTTTGTGTATTTGACATTGCTATCTTTCTTTTCTTCTGTTACAGGTCTATTAGCAGTAGGAGAATTACGATAAGTTCCACCATAGCCTGCAACTTTTCTTATCATTGGACCACCGCATACAGGACACCTTAGAGTATAACAAGGTACACCTCTTTGATGAGGCACTTCATGGCCACAGTTTTCACACACACAACTACCATCAGGTCCGAAACCTGCTCCTCTTCCAAAACCACCTCCGCCGCCAAATCCTCCGCCTCTACCTCCAAATTCTCTTCCAAAACCAGGCATAACAATCGTTCCTTTCTTTACAAAAACTTTTTAGAATAAAGTTCTATAGCTTCCTCAACAGTGTCTACATCTTTCGCTACTATAGGAGTTTTATTCCATTCTTCTTTTATTCTCCTTTGGCTCTCCTTACCCATTGCCTTGCCAATAAAAACTTGACAGTCATTTAAAACTTCCATTATCTCATCTGTCTCAGCATGTTTATGTTTATCTCCCCCGTAGGGATTTTCCCTTTCTTCAACTTTTTTGTAGCTATTATTTTCATCTACTTCAAAGATTATAAAATACTTGCTCATGCCAAAATGCTTATCTGATAAATGTATCTTGTCGTTAGAGCCTATTGCTACTTTTATCACAAAAAGTCCTCCTCTTCTGTTAAACAATAATTGATGAACTGGTAGTCAAATAAGATAGTTTGTCTTTTAAAACAGATTTTAGGATTCCATATTCGTCTATTCCCGTGCAATGACCTGTATATATTTTCTTTATTCCATAGCTATCTATTTTTTTGGCTATTTCTATGATTTCTTCTTCTGGCATACCTCTTAAATGAAAACCTCCAATTAATGACTTGAGAGAACTTCCTTCAAAACGTCTTTTTGCCGTTCCCAAAATATTTAATATACCTGCATGGGAACATCCTGTAATTACATTAATTCCATCTTCTTCTTTTACTACCACAAAAACCTCATCTAAAAAATCATCCTTTATTTTTTCTCCTTTTTCTTCAATTAAAAAATTCTTAGTAGTGAATTCATTGTCATAAACTATGTCAGTGCTTGTAATCACAAAAAAATCTTCTTCTATCTCTGTATCCTCATCTATTAACAGGAAATTGTCTTTATACTTATTATAGACCGTCAAACTAAACCCTATCTCATCTATATTTCCATTTTTCCTCAATACATATTTTTTATCTAAAATCCTCTTATGAGCATATATTTTTACATAGGGATTCTTTTCAAGCAAACCTTTGAGCCCACCAATATGGTCATAATGCCCATGAGTGAGAACCACTTTTTGTATTCTTCCCACATCTATACCCATTAAACCGCAATTTTTTATAAAGTTTTCACTCTGGCCGGTATCTACCAAAACTTCTTTATCATCTTTTTTTACTAAAATTGATAATCCATGTTCTGCTACAAAATTTTTATTAAAAACCACATTTTCTATAAGCACTTGTATTTCCAATTATTCTCTCCTCCCTTCTTTAATGGTGATGTTCGTGTTTTTCACAAGGGCTGTTAGAAGATATCAAAGTACCATTGATGTACTTCTCTGCCACTTCTGTAGCATTTCCTTCAGCGCCAGTTATTACATCTATTCCATAACTATTAAAAAGCTCAATAGCACTGGTCCCCATTCCTCCAGAAATTATACAATCAACTCCTTTGTCTTTTAAAAACTCCGGAAGAAATCCTGGCCTATGACCGGGATTAGGTAAAAAAGTAGAGTCTTTTATTTTACCATTCTCCACATCAAAAATCCAAAAACCTTCACAATGTCCAAAATGCATTGAAACTTCTTCGCCTTCTGAAGCAACAGCAATTTTCATTTACCTTCCACCCCTTCATCTAAAATTTCTTTAATCCTAAGCCACATTTTATAAATTTGCTGGTAAGCAGTGCTGTCAGGATAACTACTTAAGCTTTGTAAATTTTTTAAAGCTTTTACAACCGTTTCATCAAAATCTATTTTCCCAACAACCACAAAGTTGTTTTCCTCACAATATTTTTCTATTTGTTGTGATACTTCTTTATTTAAATCCCATTTATTGACACACACCACAGAAGGAACTTTAAAGCTTTCTATCGCTGACAATACTCTCTTCATGTCAGCAAAACCAGAAAGTGTAGGTTCTGTAACAATTAATACCAAATCAACACCCGTAGCAGAAGCAAGGACAGGACATCCTATTCCTGGAGTGCCATCAATTATCAAATACTCATCGTTATCGTCACTTACTTCCTTCGCCTTCTTTCTCACCTCTGTCACCAATTTCCCTGAACCATCTGCTCCAGGAAAAAGCTCTGCATATACTACTTTTTCTCCCGACTTTGTCTTGGCATATACTACATGGCCTGTTTTTTCCTCTACCAATTTAATCGCTTCAACAGGGCATTTATACATGCAAAGGCCACAACCTTCACAATAATAAGGATTTACTTCAAAATTAGAAATCGCATTAAAGCGGCAAAGCTCTTCACACATCCCACATTCTATGCACTTGTTTTTGTCAATCACAGCCGTCTCTTTACCGTAAAAGTCTTGCTTTTCTATTATTTCTCCTTGCAAAACTATATTTAGGTTAGGAGCTTCTACGTCACAATCCGCCATAATCTTATTTTTAACAATGGTGCTCAAAGTAGTGGCAACTGTTGTCTTCCCTGTACCACCTTTCCCGCTTAAAATTGCTAACTGCTTCATTTTTTTATCAACTCCAATGCATCAGTCGTCAATTTCTCAAATATTCCTTTTACCTCTTCATTAACCTCAATCAACAATTTACCTTTTGAATAGGCCTCTGCAAACTCTTTTTTAAAAGGAATCTTCGCTAAAACTTTTATGCCTTCTTTTTCGCAGTATTCCTCGATAATATTGTCCCCTTCCCCAGCTTTATTAATGACGGCGGCCATAGGAATGCCCATCTGTTTTACAAGCTGTACCGCTAAATCAAAGTCGTGCAGACCATAAGGGGTAGGTTCTGTAACCATAATGCACAAATCACTTCCTTCAATAGAATGTATAACTGGACAGGAAGTCCCTGGCGGGCTATCCACTATTACAGGTTTATCTACATTCTCAATCAATTTATTAATCTCTTTTAAAATAGGCACTCCAGTCGCTTCTCCATAATTTAATTTTCCGTCTATAAAATCTACGCTTTGGGCTTTGCCCTTCCTTATCGTTCCAATAGGTTTGTATTTTTCTACTATGGCATCATAAGGACACATCTCAAAACAAGCTCCGCAGGAATGGCATAAGTGGTCAAACACGAGAATTTTTTTGATTAATTTTGTCAAAGCTCCAAATCTACACGCTTTTACACACTCACCACATAATGTGCATTTGTCGTAGTTTATTTCAGGTATTATGACTTCAACCGTTTTTTCATCTTCTATTTGAGGATTTAAAAATAAATAGCCGTTAGGCTCTTCTACATCGCAATCAACATACAGGCTATTATTAAAAGTTTTGGCAAGGTTAACAGAAACAGTTGTTTTTCCTGTTCCACCTTTACCACTCAATACAGAAATCTTGACTCTTCTCATCTTCAATGCTCCTTTTAATGATGGTGATGTCCTTGATTTGTCGCTTCTGTTATCTTTTCAAGGCTTCCATTTTTAAAAAGCTCTATGTTTGTTTTTACATCTCCTTCTATTGCTTTATATACTGGAATTTCTGCTGCTTTAAATACTTCCATAGCGTTTGGTCCTACACTGCTTGAGATGAGAACTTGTACACCTTCATCTATAAGAGTCTGTGCCGCTTTAGTGCCCGCACCACTGCTTTGGGCTACCGCAGCGTTGTCAATAACTTTATAATCCATTGTCTCACTATCAACTATAATAAAATATTGAGCTCGTCCAAATCTTGAATCCACCTTAGCTTCAAGAGTTTTTCCTTCTGAGGAAATAGCTATTTTCATATTGCATCCTCCATTTCATTATTGACATATGTTACTTACATTTATTAATATATTATTATTTTTGTCATATGTCAATAAATTTATTAAACAAAAAGCACA
Proteins encoded in this region:
- a CDS encoding NifB/NifX family molybdenum-iron cluster-binding protein — encoded protein: MKIAVASEGEEVSMHFGHCEGFWIFDVENGKIKDSTFLPNPGHRPGFLPEFLKDKGVDCIISGGMGTSAIELFNSYGIDVITGAEGNATEVAEKYINGTLISSNSPCEKHEHHH
- a CDS encoding NifB/NifX family molybdenum-iron cluster-binding protein; the encoded protein is MKIAISSEGKTLEAKVDSRFGRAQYFIIVDSETMDYKVIDNAAVAQSSGAGTKAAQTLIDEGVQVLISSSVGPNAMEVFKAAEIPVYKAIEGDVKTNIELFKNGSLEKITEATNQGHHHH
- a CDS encoding MBL fold metallo-hydrolase — protein: MEIQVLIENVVFNKNFVAEHGLSILVKKDDKEVLVDTGQSENFIKNCGLMGIDVGRIQKVVLTHGHYDHIGGLKGLLEKNPYVKIYAHKRILDKKYVLRKNGNIDEIGFSLTVYNKYKDNFLLIDEDTEIEEDFFVITSTDIVYDNEFTTKNFLIEEKGEKIKDDFLDEVFVVVKEEDGINVITGCSHAGILNILGTAKRRFEGSSLKSLIGGFHLRGMPEEEIIEIAKKIDSYGIKKIYTGHCTGIDEYGILKSVLKDKLSYLTTSSSIIV
- a CDS encoding ATP-binding protein, producing the protein MKQLAILSGKGGTGKTTVATTLSTIVKNKIMADCDVEAPNLNIVLQGEIIEKQDFYGKETAVIDKNKCIECGMCEELCRFNAISNFEVNPYYCEGCGLCMYKCPVEAIKLVEEKTGHVVYAKTKSGEKVVYAELFPGADGSGKLVTEVRKKAKEVSDDNDEYLIIDGTPGIGCPVLASATGVDLVLIVTEPTLSGFADMKRVLSAIESFKVPSVVCVNKWDLNKEVSQQIEKYCEENNFVVVGKIDFDETVVKALKNLQSLSSYPDSTAYQQIYKMWLRIKEILDEGVEGK
- a CDS encoding NifB/NifX family molybdenum-iron cluster-binding protein, with amino-acid sequence MIKVAIGSNDKIHLSDKHFGMSKYFIIFEVDENNSYKKVEERENPYGGDKHKHAETDEIMEVLNDCQVFIGKAMGKESQRRIKEEWNKTPIVAKDVDTVEEAIELYSKKFL
- a CDS encoding ATP-binding protein produces the protein MRRVKISVLSGKGGTGKTTVSVNLAKTFNNSLYVDCDVEEPNGYLFLNPQIEDEKTVEVIIPEINYDKCTLCGECVKACRFGALTKLIKKILVFDHLCHSCGACFEMCPYDAIVEKYKPIGTIRKGKAQSVDFIDGKLNYGEATGVPILKEINKLIENVDKPVIVDSPPGTSCPVIHSIEGSDLCIMVTEPTPYGLHDFDLAVQLVKQMGIPMAAVINKAGEGDNIIEEYCEKEGIKVLAKIPFKKEFAEAYSKGKLLIEVNEEVKGIFEKLTTDALELIKK